In Takifugu flavidus isolate HTHZ2018 chromosome 13, ASM371156v2, whole genome shotgun sequence, the following are encoded in one genomic region:
- the LOC130536339 gene encoding tripartite motif-containing protein 66-like isoform X2 yields MCTLCRPDQGAAGAYDCESSRSLRGVHALYTLSNQEQRRCEKLALQLYSHRLSGPFQQPVSPLARNYYQIIKRPMDLSVIRRKLDKANTLHYFSVDQFLQDVLLMLRNCATFNYPDSEVAQAGRSLEVFFLSRLKEVFPDRRFPTATQETMNRARLRWLRKKKESSRKKKYS; encoded by the exons ATGTGCACGTTGTGCAGACCCGACCAGGGAGCCGCCGGCGCCTACGACTGCGAGAGCTCGCGCTCCCTCCGCGGCGTCCACGCGCTCTACACGCTGTCCAACCAGGAGCAGAGG AGGTGTGAGAAACTGGCGTTGCAGCTCTACAGCCACAGACTGAGCGGCCCGTTCCAGCAGCCCGTCAGCCCACTG GCCCGAAACTACTACCAGATCATCAAGAGGCCCATGGACCTGTCGGTGATCCGCAGGAAACTGGACAAGGCCAACACGCTGCACTACTTCTCCGTGGATCAGTTCCTCCAGGACGTCCTGCTCATGTTGAGGAACTGCGCCACCTTCAACTAC CCGGACTCAGAAGTTGCCCAGGCTGGTCGGAGCCTGGAGGTGTTCTTCCTGAGCCGACTGAAGGAGGTGTTTCCTGACCGGAGGTTCCCCACGGCCACCCAGGAGACCATGAACAGAGCGCGGCTGCGGTGGCTCCGCAAGAAGAAGGAAAGTTCCAGGAAGAAGAAATATTCCTGA
- the LOC130536702 gene encoding LOW QUALITY PROTEIN: ras-related and estrogen-regulated growth inhibitor-like protein (The sequence of the model RefSeq protein was modified relative to this genomic sequence to represent the inferred CDS: inserted 1 base in 1 codon), protein MNDVKLALLGSPGAGKSAVLVRFLTRRFIGEYASNANSLYHKRLSVDGRQLNLEVFDPCSQGSGARRVLEEPMDWADGFLVVYNISDRASFSNATTLLRQIREARVEHCKGEVEVPVCLVGNKQDLCHARLLXRGRCLAQENRCLFQEVSAAESYQDISILFTQLIRQVLEQLKQRADKRRYSGSRSMAKLITNVFGKRRKSV, encoded by the exons ATGAACGACGTCAAGCTGGCGCTGCTGGGGAGCCCGGGGGCCGGCAAGTCAG CCGTCCTGGTGCGGTTCCTGACCCGACGCTTCATCGGTGAATACGCCTCCAACGCCA ATTCTCTTTACCATAAAAGGCTGTCCGTCGACGGCCGGCAGCTGAACCTGGAGGTGTTCGACCCCTGTTCCCAG GGTTCAGGAGCCCGGCGGGTCCTGGAGGAGCCCATGGACTGGGCGGACGGGTTCCTGGTGGTCTACAACATCAGCGACCGCGCTTCTTTCTCCAACGCCACGACGCTCCTGCGGCAGATTCGGGAGGCTCGTGTGGAACACTGCAAAGG GGAGGTGGAGGTTCCCGTCTGCCTGGTGGGGAACAAACAGGACCTGTGTCACGCCCGGCTCC CGCGAGGCCGCTGCCTGGCTCAGGAGAACCGCTGCCTCTTCCAGGAGGTCTCGGCGGCCGAGAGCTACCAGGACATCTCCATCCTCTTCACCCAGCTCATCCGGCaggtgctggagcagctgaagcagcgGGCCGACAAACGGCGCTACAGCGGCTCCAGATCTATGGCCAAACTCATCACCAACGTCtttgggaagaggaggaagtcgGTGTGA
- the LOC130536703 gene encoding rhombotin-1-like codes for MVLDTEESVSLVSLQSREKPRGCAGCNGKIRDRFMLQALDRYWHEDCLKCACCDCCLGRVGSTLYTRANLILCRRDYLRLFGVTGNCAACSKMIPAFEMVMRARDNVYHLDCFACQLCRHRFCVGDKFFLKNNMILCQLDYEGGHLSGSGERPPQ; via the exons ATGGTGCTGGACACGGAGGAGA GTGTGTCTCTGGTGTCCCTCCAGTCCAGGGAGAAGCCGCGGGGCTGCGCCGGCTGCAACGGGAAGATCCGGGACCGCTTCATGCTGCAGGCCTTGGACCGGTACTGGCACGAGGACTGTCTGAAGTGTGCCTGCTGCGACTGCTGCCTGGGCCGGGTGGGCTCCACCCTCTACACCCGGGCCAACCTCATCCTGTGCCGCAGGGACTACCTGAG ACTCTTCGGGGTGACGGGGAACTGTGCGGCCTGCAGCAAGATGATCCCGGCCTTTGAGATGGTGATGAGAGCCAGAGACAACGTCTACCACCTCGACTGCTTCGCCTGTCAGCTCTGTCGCCACAG ATTTTGTGTGGGAGACAAGTTTTTCCTCAAGAACAACATGATCCTGTGCCAGCTGGACTACGAAGGAGGCCACCTTAGCGGCAGTGGCGAGAGGCCGCCGCAGTAA